In one window of Ornithodoros turicata isolate Travis unplaced genomic scaffold, ASM3712646v1 ctg00001503.1, whole genome shotgun sequence DNA:
- the LOC135377051 gene encoding uncharacterized protein LOC135377051 — MIGRADIEGSKSDVAMNAWPPQASYPCGNFSDTSCLKLLKPKGSRGPAFAVCNRTENQDQASFCPFALREVSVLAELALGHLRYHLTDVPPQSNSPPDTVLGANRAGQRRIST, encoded by the coding sequence ATGATAGGAAGAGCCGACATCGAAGGATCAAAAAGCGACGTCGCTATGAACGCTTGGCCGCCACAAGCCAGTTATCCCTGTGGTAACTTTTCTGACACCTCTTGCTTAAAACTCTTAAAGCCAAAAGGATCGAGGGGCCCCGCTTTCGCGGTCTGTAATCGTACTGAAAATCAAGATCAAGCAAGCTTTTGCCCTTTTGCTCTACGCGAGGTTTCTGTCCTCGCTGAGCTCGCCTTAGGACACCTGCGTTACCATTTGACAGATGTACCGCCCCAGTCAAACTCCCCGCCTGACACTGTCCTCGGAGCAAATCGTGCCGGTCAGCGGAGGATCAGCACTTAG